The following are encoded in a window of Citrobacter freundii genomic DNA:
- a CDS encoding carbohydrate porin, with amino-acid sequence MNIKKLPLAMAVVAALCPISVLAQEFTQEQIDAIVAKAVDKALAERQAKMDAAVAKKTDVINEPQSAAQSPDMAIPFGVKFSGYARYGAHFQSGDQKYVGVDGSYNGASAIGRLGNEGNGGEFQLSKAFKSDNGAIWDINVMIDHWGDEVNLKKAYAGVTNVLESNPNAYIWAGRDFHQRPQQGINDYFWMNHDGQGAGVKNFDIGGVQFDVATVAAVESCSPEVMEDEANPSRITCTGGSGTGDKGNYAVTSKIHNMKLGPLDLEIYANYGFDSKAVESDDRLKAWQGAFVLSHTNDSGVNKVIARYSDNSDNSVYNKTDDLTTVYASFEGSHKFTRQAQVEYLLAFHDYDNSADKSDNRKNYGAIVRPMYFWNDVHSTWLEAGYQRVDYDNGGDNSGWKLTLSQNMSIAMGPEFRPMLRFYVTGGKVDNDRTARVNGTKDETLDDFNLGAMWEAWF; translated from the coding sequence ATGAACATAAAAAAACTTCCATTAGCCATGGCGGTCGTGGCCGCGCTGTGCCCAATTTCTGTGCTCGCACAGGAATTTACGCAGGAACAAATCGACGCCATCGTCGCCAAAGCCGTCGATAAAGCGCTGGCGGAACGCCAGGCGAAAATGGACGCTGCCGTGGCGAAGAAAACCGATGTGATTAACGAACCGCAAAGCGCGGCGCAGTCGCCGGATATGGCGATACCGTTCGGCGTGAAGTTCAGCGGCTACGCCCGTTACGGCGCGCACTTCCAGAGTGGCGATCAGAAATACGTTGGCGTTGACGGGTCCTATAACGGTGCATCCGCGATTGGTCGTCTGGGTAACGAAGGCAACGGTGGCGAATTCCAGCTCTCCAAAGCGTTCAAAAGCGACAACGGCGCAATCTGGGATATCAACGTGATGATTGACCACTGGGGCGACGAAGTTAACCTCAAAAAAGCCTACGCGGGCGTGACCAACGTGCTGGAGTCCAATCCGAACGCCTACATCTGGGCCGGTCGTGACTTCCATCAGCGTCCACAACAGGGCATCAACGACTACTTCTGGATGAACCACGACGGCCAGGGCGCCGGGGTGAAGAACTTCGACATTGGCGGCGTACAGTTTGATGTTGCCACCGTCGCCGCCGTCGAATCGTGTAGCCCGGAAGTCATGGAAGACGAAGCTAACCCTTCACGCATTACCTGTACCGGCGGCTCCGGCACCGGCGATAAGGGTAATTACGCGGTGACGTCAAAAATCCACAATATGAAGCTCGGCCCGCTGGACCTGGAGATCTACGCCAACTATGGCTTTGACTCCAAGGCCGTCGAGAGCGATGACCGTCTGAAAGCCTGGCAGGGCGCTTTTGTGCTGAGCCACACCAACGACAGCGGCGTGAACAAGGTGATCGCCCGTTATTCGGATAACTCAGACAACAGCGTTTACAACAAAACCGACGACCTGACCACGGTTTACGCCAGCTTCGAGGGGAGCCATAAGTTTACCCGCCAGGCGCAGGTGGAATACCTGCTGGCGTTCCATGACTACGACAACAGCGCAGATAAAAGTGATAACCGTAAGAACTACGGCGCAATTGTACGCCCGATGTACTTCTGGAACGACGTTCACTCCACCTGGCTGGAAGCGGGCTATCAGCGCGTAGATTACGACAACGGCGGGGATAACAGCGGCTGGAAGCTGACGCTGTCGCAGAACATGTCGATCGCCATGGGACCCGAATTCCGCCCCATGCTGCGCTTCTACGTGACAGGCGGCAAAGTGGACAACGACCGCACCGCGCGCGTCAACGGCACGAAAGACGAAACCCTGGACGACTTCAACCTCGGCGCGATGTGGGAAGCGTGGTTCTGA
- a CDS encoding DUF1198 domain-containing protein — translation MIWIMLATLVVVFIVGFRVLTSGARRAVRRLSERLGIDVMAVESMTDQMGKVQGEAFLQYLHRPDESHLQNAAQVLLIWQVVIVDGSEQNLLQWHRLLQKARLAAPITDAQVRLALGFLREMEPDLQEINAFQMRYNAFFLPEDGVHWLH, via the coding sequence ATGATTTGGATAATGCTGGCCACGTTGGTGGTTGTTTTTATTGTCGGTTTTCGGGTGCTGACGTCCGGGGCGCGGCGTGCGGTTCGCCGGTTGAGCGAGCGTCTGGGTATTGATGTGATGGCGGTAGAATCGATGACCGATCAGATGGGAAAAGTGCAGGGTGAGGCGTTTTTACAGTACCTCCACCGACCTGACGAATCGCATCTGCAAAATGCCGCACAGGTGCTGTTGATCTGGCAAGTCGTCATTGTCGACGGTAGTGAGCAGAATCTGCTGCAGTGGCATCGTTTACTGCAAAAAGCCCGGTTGGCCGCGCCAATTACCGACGCCCAGGTGCGTCTGGCGCTCGGTTTTTTGCGTGAAATGGAGCCAGACCTGCAGGAGATAAATGCATTTCAAATGCGCTACAACGCCTTTTTCCTGCCTGAAGATGGTGTGCACTGGCTACACTGA
- a CDS encoding glycoside hydrolase family 1 protein — protein sequence MRYRFPENFWWGSACSALQTEGDSLNGGKSQTTWDVWFDRQPGRFHQGVGPADTSGFYQHWKQDIALLKQLQHNSFRTSLSWSRLIPDGTGEVNPEAVDFYNNVIDELLAQGITPFITLFHFDMPMVMQEKGGWENREVVEAFGRYAQTCFTLFGNRVKHWFTFNEPIVPVEGGYLYDFHYPNVVDFKRAATVAYHTVLAHSTAVRAYRAGNYDGEIGVVLNLTPSYPRSQNPADVKAAHHADLLFNRSFLDPVLKGEYPADLVELLKQYDQLPACQPGDSQLIAEGKIDLLGINYYQPRRVKCRDNAVNPDAPFMPESLFDYYEMPGRKMNPYRGWEIYEPGIYDIITNLRDNYGNPRCFISENGMGVENEQRFIQDNQINDNYRIEFVSEHLKWLHKGINEGCHCLGYHMWTFIDNWSWLNGYKNRYGFVQLDLATQKRTVKKSGEWFAKTAANNGFD from the coding sequence ATGAGATACCGTTTTCCTGAAAACTTCTGGTGGGGCAGTGCCTGCTCAGCGCTGCAAACCGAAGGGGATAGCCTGAACGGCGGTAAAAGCCAGACCACATGGGACGTGTGGTTCGACCGTCAGCCAGGTCGTTTCCATCAGGGGGTTGGCCCGGCAGACACCTCCGGTTTTTATCAACACTGGAAACAGGACATCGCACTGCTGAAACAGCTACAGCACAACAGCTTTCGTACATCCTTGAGCTGGTCGCGACTGATCCCGGACGGCACCGGCGAGGTCAATCCCGAAGCGGTCGATTTCTATAACAACGTCATCGACGAGCTGCTGGCGCAGGGTATCACGCCCTTTATCACCCTGTTTCACTTCGATATGCCAATGGTCATGCAGGAGAAAGGCGGCTGGGAAAATCGTGAAGTTGTGGAAGCCTTTGGCCGCTACGCCCAGACGTGTTTTACCTTGTTCGGCAATCGGGTGAAGCACTGGTTCACCTTCAACGAACCGATTGTCCCGGTAGAAGGCGGCTATCTGTATGACTTCCACTACCCGAACGTGGTGGATTTCAAACGTGCGGCAACCGTAGCTTACCACACCGTACTGGCGCATTCGACGGCGGTCCGTGCGTATCGCGCTGGCAACTATGACGGTGAAATCGGCGTGGTGCTGAATTTAACGCCGTCTTATCCGCGCTCGCAAAATCCGGCGGATGTGAAAGCCGCGCACCATGCGGATCTACTGTTTAACCGCAGCTTCCTCGATCCGGTATTAAAAGGCGAATATCCGGCGGACCTGGTGGAACTGTTAAAACAGTACGATCAACTACCGGCCTGCCAGCCCGGCGACAGCCAGCTCATCGCCGAGGGTAAAATCGACCTGTTGGGCATTAACTACTACCAACCGCGCCGGGTGAAATGCCGCGATAACGCCGTCAATCCTGACGCGCCGTTTATGCCAGAGTCGCTGTTTGATTATTACGAAATGCCGGGACGTAAAATGAATCCATACCGTGGCTGGGAAATCTATGAGCCGGGCATTTACGATATTATTACGAATCTGCGTGATAATTATGGCAACCCGCGCTGTTTTATTTCTGAAAACGGCATGGGCGTAGAAAACGAGCAGCGTTTTATTCAGGACAATCAGATTAACGACAATTACCGTATTGAGTTTGTCTCGGAACATCTTAAATGGCTGCATAAAGGCATTAACGAGGGTTGTCATTGCCTTGGTTACCATATGTGGACCTTTATTGATAATTGGTCATGGCTTAACGGATATAAAAACCGCTACGGTTTTGTCCAATTAGATTTAGCCACGCAAAAACGTACAGTGAAAAAGAGCGGCGAGTGGTTTGCGAAAACTGCCGCCAATAATGGATTCGATTAA
- a CDS encoding MFS transporter gives MLTFFKAPANAPLITDKHEVDARYRYWRRHILLTIWLGYALFYFTRKSFNAAVPDILTSGVLTRNDIGLLATLFYITYGLSKFVSGIVSDRSNARYFMGIGLIATGVVNILFGFSTSLWAFAVLWALNAFFQGWGSPVCARLLTAWYSRTERGGWWALWNTAHNVGGALIPMVMAAAALHYGWRAGMMIAGTMAIVVGIFLCWRLRDRPQAIGLPPVGDWRHDELEIAQQQEGAGLTRKEILTKYVLLNPYIWLLSLCYVLVYVVRAAINDWGNLYMSETLGVDLVTANTAVTMFELGGFIGALVAGWGSDKLFNGNRGPMNLIFAAGILLSVGSLWLMPFASYVMQAACFFTTGFFVFGPQMLIGMAAAECSHKEAAGAATGFVGLFAYLGASLSGWPLAKVMEVWHWTGFFVVIAIAAGISALLLLPFLNAQAPRNVSEA, from the coding sequence ATGCTGACGTTTTTTAAAGCCCCGGCGAATGCGCCGCTTATCACTGATAAACACGAGGTCGACGCCCGTTACCGCTACTGGAGGCGTCATATCCTGCTGACCATCTGGCTTGGCTATGCGCTGTTTTACTTCACGCGTAAAAGCTTCAACGCCGCGGTGCCCGATATCCTTACCAGCGGCGTACTCACCCGCAACGATATTGGCCTGCTGGCAACGCTGTTTTACATCACCTATGGCTTGTCGAAGTTTGTCTCCGGTATCGTCAGCGACCGCTCCAACGCCCGCTATTTTATGGGCATCGGGCTGATAGCCACCGGGGTGGTAAACATCCTGTTTGGCTTTTCCACTTCGCTGTGGGCGTTTGCCGTACTGTGGGCGCTGAATGCCTTCTTCCAGGGCTGGGGGTCGCCGGTGTGCGCCCGTCTGTTGACGGCCTGGTACTCGCGTACTGAACGCGGCGGCTGGTGGGCGCTGTGGAACACCGCGCATAACGTTGGTGGGGCGTTAATTCCGATGGTGATGGCCGCCGCCGCGCTGCACTACGGCTGGCGGGCCGGGATGATGATTGCCGGGACGATGGCGATTGTGGTTGGCATTTTCCTCTGCTGGCGACTGCGTGACCGCCCGCAGGCCATCGGCTTACCGCCGGTTGGCGACTGGCGGCACGACGAGCTGGAAATCGCCCAACAGCAGGAAGGGGCAGGGCTGACCCGTAAAGAGATCCTCACTAAATACGTGCTGCTGAACCCGTATATTTGGCTGCTGTCGCTGTGCTATGTGCTGGTGTACGTGGTGCGTGCGGCGATCAACGACTGGGGCAATCTGTACATGTCGGAGACGCTGGGCGTTGATTTGGTCACCGCTAATACGGCGGTCACCATGTTCGAACTGGGCGGATTTATCGGTGCGCTGGTGGCGGGTTGGGGATCGGACAAACTGTTTAACGGCAATCGGGGGCCGATGAACCTGATTTTTGCCGCCGGGATTTTGCTCTCAGTCGGCTCACTATGGCTGATGCCGTTTGCCAGTTATGTGATGCAGGCGGCGTGCTTCTTCACCACCGGATTCTTTGTCTTTGGCCCGCAGATGTTGATCGGCATGGCGGCGGCGGAGTGCTCGCACAAAGAGGCGGCGGGCGCGGCAACCGGGTTTGTTGGGCTGTTCGCTTATCTCGGCGCATCGCTCTCCGGCTGGCCGCTGGCAAAGGTGATGGAAGTCTGGCACTGGACCGGGTTCTTCGTGGTGATCGCCATTGCGGCGGGTATTTCCGCCCTGCTGTTGTTGCCGTTTTTAAACGCTCAGGCGCCGCGCAACGTCAGCGAAGCGTGA
- the uhpB gene encoding signal transduction histidine-protein kinase/phosphatase UhpB translates to MNTFFSRLITVVACFFIFSAAWFCLWSISLHLVERPELAVLLFPFGLRLGLMLQCPRGYWPVLLGAEWLLIFWLAQEVALAHFPLLMTGSLLTLLPVTLIWRYRHQRDWRALLLQGAALIAAALLQSLPWLGQGEVAWTALLLTLTGGLTLAPICLVFWHYLTSTTWLPLGPAVVSQPVNWRGRHLVWYLLLFSVSLWLQLGLPDELSRFTPFCLALPIIALAWHYGWQGALIATLMNAIALIASQTWHDHPVDLLLSLLAQSLTGLLLGAGIQRLRELNQSLQNELARNHRLAERLLETEESVRRDVARELHDDIGQTITAIRTQAGIVQRLAPENAGVKQSGAHIEQLSLGVYDSVRRLLGRLRPRQLDDLTLEQAIRSLLREMELESRGIVSHLDWHIDESALSESQRVTLFRVCQEGLNNIVKHANASAVTLQAWQQDERLMLVIEDDGCGLPPGSNQQGFGLTGMRERITALGGSLSISCTHGTRVSVSLPQRYV, encoded by the coding sequence ATGAACACCTTTTTCTCTCGCTTAATCACCGTTGTCGCCTGCTTCTTTATCTTCTCCGCCGCCTGGTTCTGCCTGTGGAGCATTAGCTTGCATCTGGTGGAACGCCCTGAGCTGGCGGTACTGCTGTTCCCGTTTGGCCTGCGGCTGGGGTTGATGCTGCAATGTCCACGTGGCTACTGGCCGGTGCTGCTGGGCGCGGAATGGCTGCTGATATTCTGGCTGGCGCAGGAAGTGGCGCTGGCGCACTTCCCCCTGTTGATGACCGGTAGCCTGCTGACGCTGCTGCCTGTGACGTTGATCTGGCGCTATCGCCATCAGCGCGACTGGCGTGCCTTGTTGTTGCAGGGGGCGGCGCTGATTGCCGCGGCGCTGTTACAGTCGCTGCCGTGGCTGGGGCAGGGAGAAGTCGCGTGGACTGCGCTGCTGCTGACCCTGACCGGTGGACTGACGCTGGCCCCTATTTGTCTGGTGTTCTGGCACTACCTGACCAGCACTACCTGGCTACCGCTCGGGCCGGCGGTGGTCTCCCAGCCGGTGAACTGGCGTGGGCGGCACCTGGTGTGGTACCTGCTGCTGTTCAGCGTCAGCCTGTGGCTGCAGTTGGGCTTGCCGGACGAGCTTTCGCGCTTTACACCGTTTTGCCTGGCTCTGCCGATCATCGCACTGGCCTGGCATTACGGCTGGCAGGGCGCGCTGATTGCCACGCTGATGAACGCCATCGCGCTGATTGCCAGCCAGACCTGGCACGATCATCCCGTTGATTTACTGCTCTCGCTGCTGGCGCAAAGCCTGACCGGGCTGCTGCTCGGTGCGGGGATTCAGCGTCTGCGAGAACTCAACCAGTCGCTGCAAAACGAGCTGGCGCGTAATCATCGGCTGGCAGAACGCTTGCTGGAAACCGAAGAGAGCGTGCGCCGCGATGTGGCGCGCGAACTGCATGACGATATCGGCCAAACCATCACCGCCATTCGCACCCAGGCGGGCATTGTCCAGCGGCTGGCCCCGGAGAATGCGGGCGTGAAGCAAAGCGGGGCGCATATCGAGCAGCTTTCGTTGGGCGTCTACGATTCGGTGCGTCGCCTGCTTGGGCGGTTACGCCCACGCCAGCTCGACGATCTGACGCTGGAACAGGCTATTCGCTCGCTGCTGCGCGAAATGGAACTGGAAAGCCGCGGCATCGTCAGCCATCTCGACTGGCACATCGACGAGTCGGCACTCAGTGAAAGCCAGCGGGTGACGCTGTTTCGCGTCTGTCAGGAAGGGCTGAACAACATTGTGAAACACGCCAACGCCAGCGCGGTGACGCTTCAGGCCTGGCAACAGGACGAGCGGTTAATGTTGGTGATTGAAGATGACGGCTGCGGTCTGCCGCCGGGCTCGAATCAACAAGGATTTGGCCTGACCGGCATGCGTGAGCGCATTACGGCCCTTGGCGGATCGCTCTCGATTTCCTGCACGCATGGCACGCGCGTCAGCGTGTCGTTGCCTCAGCGCTACGTGTAA
- the uhpT gene encoding hexose-6-phosphate:phosphate antiporter: MLAFLNQVRKPTLDLPLDVRRKMWFKPFMQSYLVVFIGYLTMYLIRKNFNIAQNDMITTYGLSMTQLGMIGLGFSITYGVGKTLVSYYADGKNTKQFLPLMLILSAICMLGFSASMGPGTTSLYLMIAFYALSGFFQSTGGSCSYSTITKWTPRRKRGSYLGMWNISHNLGGAGAAGVALFGANVLFDGHVIGMFIFPSIIALIVGFIGLRFGSDSPESYGLGKAEELFGEEISEEDKETEENEMTKWQIFVEYVLKNKVIWLLCFSNIFLYVVRIGIDQWSTVYAFQELKLSKEVAIQGFTLFEVGALVGTLLWGWLSDLANGRRALVACVALALIIATLGVYQHASNQYVYLASLFALGFLVFGPQLLIGVAAVGFVPKKAIGAADGIKGTFAYLIGDSFAKLGLGMIADGTPVFGLTGWAGTFAALDTAAIACICLMAIVAVFEERKIRREKKIQQLNIA, encoded by the coding sequence ATGCTGGCCTTTCTAAACCAGGTGCGCAAGCCGACCCTGGATTTGCCGCTCGATGTGCGGCGCAAAATGTGGTTCAAGCCGTTCATGCAGTCTTACCTGGTGGTTTTCATCGGCTACCTGACCATGTACCTGATCCGCAAAAACTTCAACATCGCGCAGAACGACATGATCACCACCTACGGGCTGAGCATGACGCAGCTGGGGATGATTGGCCTGGGCTTCTCCATCACCTATGGCGTGGGTAAAACGCTGGTCTCCTACTACGCTGACGGTAAAAACACCAAGCAGTTCCTGCCGCTGATGTTGATCCTCTCGGCCATCTGTATGCTCGGCTTTAGCGCCAGCATGGGGCCGGGCACAACCAGCTTGTACCTGATGATCGCCTTCTACGCGCTGAGCGGTTTCTTCCAGAGTACCGGCGGCTCGTGCAGCTATTCGACTATCACCAAATGGACGCCGCGCCGTAAACGTGGTTCCTATCTCGGTATGTGGAACATCTCCCATAACCTCGGCGGTGCGGGTGCGGCAGGCGTGGCGCTGTTCGGTGCTAACGTGCTGTTCGACGGCCACGTCATTGGGATGTTTATCTTCCCGTCGATTATCGCGCTGATCGTGGGCTTTATTGGCCTGCGCTTTGGTAGCGACTCTCCGGAATCTTATGGTCTCGGTAAAGCAGAAGAACTGTTTGGCGAAGAGATCAGCGAAGAGGACAAAGAGACCGAAGAAAACGAAATGACCAAATGGCAGATCTTTGTTGAGTACGTGCTGAAAAACAAAGTGATCTGGCTGCTGTGCTTCTCCAACATCTTCCTGTACGTGGTGCGTATCGGTATCGACCAGTGGTCTACCGTGTATGCCTTCCAGGAGCTGAAACTCTCTAAAGAGGTGGCAATTCAGGGGTTCACCCTGTTTGAAGTGGGCGCGCTGGTCGGCACGCTGCTGTGGGGCTGGCTGTCGGATCTGGCGAACGGTCGTCGCGCACTGGTAGCCTGTGTCGCGCTGGCATTAATTATCGCCACGCTCGGTGTTTATCAGCACGCCAGCAACCAGTACGTTTACCTGGCTTCCCTGTTTGCCCTCGGCTTCCTGGTGTTTGGTCCGCAGCTGTTGATCGGCGTGGCGGCAGTCGGTTTTGTGCCGAAAAAAGCGATCGGCGCGGCCGATGGGATTAAAGGCACATTCGCGTATCTGATCGGTGACAGCTTCGCTAAGCTGGGTCTGGGGATGATTGCCGATGGGACGCCAGTCTTCGGCCTGACCGGCTGGGCGGGCACCTTCGCCGCGCTGGACACCGCCGCTATCGCTTGTATCTGCCTGATGGCTATCGTGGCCGTCTTCGAAGAACGTAAAATCCGTCGCGAGAAAAAAATTCAGCAGTTAAACATCGCTTAA
- the uhpA gene encoding transcriptional regulator UhpA, translated as MTTIALIDDHLIVRSGFAQLLGLEPDLQVVAEFGSGAEALAGLPGRGVQVCICDISMPDISGLELLSQLPKGMATIMLSVHDSPALVEQALNAGARGFLSKRCSPDELIAAVHTVATGGCYLTPDIAVKLAAGRQDPLTKRERQVAEKLAQGMAVKEIAAELGLSPKTVHVHRANLMEKLNVSNDVELARRMFDGWQ; from the coding sequence ATGACAACCATTGCACTGATAGACGATCACCTTATCGTCCGCTCCGGCTTTGCGCAGCTGCTGGGGCTTGAACCCGATTTGCAGGTTGTGGCTGAGTTTGGTTCAGGCGCTGAGGCGTTGGCGGGATTGCCTGGCCGCGGCGTGCAGGTGTGCATTTGCGATATTTCGATGCCGGATATCTCCGGGCTGGAGCTGTTAAGCCAGCTCCCCAAAGGGATGGCGACGATTATGCTCTCCGTGCACGACAGCCCGGCGCTGGTGGAACAGGCGCTAAACGCCGGGGCGCGCGGCTTCCTCTCCAAACGCTGTAGCCCCGATGAGCTGATTGCAGCAGTACACACTGTAGCGACCGGCGGCTGCTATCTCACGCCGGATATCGCCGTCAAACTGGCGGCAGGGCGTCAGGATCCGTTAACCAAGCGCGAGCGTCAGGTGGCGGAAAAACTGGCGCAGGGCATGGCGGTGAAAGAGATTGCCGCCGAGTTGGGCCTGTCGCCAAAAACGGTGCATGTGCACCGCGCTAATCTGATGGAAAAACTGAACGTCAGTAACGACGTTGAGCTGGCTCGACGGATGTTTGACGGCTGGCAATGA
- a CDS encoding PTS lactose/cellobiose transporter subunit IIA has protein sequence MIALEEAVMEIIVNAGQSRSLCFEALHAARAGNIDEAKSLLREADGYARQAHHMQTKLIEQDAGEARQPMTLIMVHAQDHLMTSLLARELSEEIIHLYQR, from the coding sequence ATGATTGCATTAGAAGAAGCAGTAATGGAAATCATCGTCAATGCCGGGCAGTCACGCAGCCTGTGCTTCGAAGCGCTGCACGCCGCGCGCGCCGGGAACATTGACGAAGCGAAAAGCCTGCTTCGTGAGGCTGACGGCTATGCCCGTCAGGCTCACCACATGCAAACCAAATTGATCGAACAGGACGCCGGGGAAGCCCGGCAACCAATGACATTAATTATGGTGCATGCGCAGGACCACTTAATGACGTCGCTATTAGCCCGCGAACTGTCAGAAGAAATCATTCATCTGTATCAACGTTAG
- the nepI gene encoding purine ribonucleoside efflux pump NepI, which produces MSDVIEQKSRAEVNARPNWSAVFAVAFCVACLITVEFLPVSLLTPMAQDLGISEGVAGQSVTVTAFVAMFASLFVTQIIQATDRRYVVILFSVLLTLSCLLVSFANSFALLLVGRACLGLALGGFWAMSASLTMRLVPARTVPKALSVIFGAVSIALVIAAPLGSFLGGIIGWRNVFNAAAVMGVLCTIWVVRSLPSLPGEPSHQKQNMFSLLQRPGVMAGMIAIFMSFAGQFAFFTYIRPVYMNLAGFDVDGLTLVLLSFGIASFVGTSLSSMILKRSVKLALAGAPLVLALSALILIFWGSDKVVAAGIAIVWGLAFALVPVGWSTWITRSLADQAEKAGSVQVAVIQLANTCGAAVGGYALDNLGLLSPLMLSGSLMLLTALVVAAKVRIKGMQ; this is translated from the coding sequence TTGAGTGACGTTATTGAACAAAAATCCCGCGCAGAGGTGAATGCCCGACCTAACTGGTCGGCGGTATTTGCCGTCGCGTTCTGTGTTGCCTGCCTGATAACCGTTGAGTTCTTGCCGGTCAGTTTGCTGACGCCGATGGCGCAGGATCTGGGCATTTCAGAAGGTGTTGCCGGGCAGTCGGTCACCGTGACGGCCTTTGTCGCCATGTTTGCCAGCTTGTTTGTCACGCAAATCATTCAGGCGACCGATCGTCGCTATGTGGTGATCCTATTCTCAGTGCTGCTGACGCTCTCCTGCCTGCTGGTCTCGTTCGCCAACTCTTTTGCGTTGCTACTGGTGGGCCGTGCCTGTTTGGGGCTGGCGCTGGGCGGATTCTGGGCGATGTCGGCGTCGCTGACTATGCGTCTGGTTCCCGCGCGTACGGTGCCGAAGGCGCTGTCGGTTATCTTCGGCGCGGTCTCTATTGCTCTGGTGATTGCTGCACCGTTGGGGAGTTTTTTAGGCGGTATTATCGGCTGGCGTAACGTGTTTAATGCTGCGGCGGTAATGGGAGTGCTGTGCACCATTTGGGTGGTGAGATCGCTGCCTTCGCTGCCCGGCGAACCGTCGCATCAGAAACAAAATATGTTCAGCCTGCTCCAGCGTCCGGGCGTGATGGCCGGCATGATCGCCATCTTTATGTCCTTTGCCGGACAGTTTGCCTTCTTTACCTATATTCGCCCGGTGTATATGAATCTGGCGGGATTTGATGTGGATGGCCTGACGCTGGTGCTGTTGAGCTTTGGTATTGCCAGTTTTGTGGGTACGTCGCTCTCGTCGATGATTTTGAAGCGCTCGGTGAAACTGGCGTTAGCCGGTGCACCGCTGGTGCTGGCGCTCAGCGCGCTGATCCTGATTTTTTGGGGCAGTGACAAAGTGGTCGCCGCGGGTATTGCGATTGTTTGGGGGCTGGCGTTTGCGCTGGTGCCGGTGGGATGGTCGACGTGGATCACCCGCTCGCTGGCCGATCAGGCAGAAAAAGCCGGATCCGTCCAGGTCGCCGTGATCCAGCTTGCCAATACCTGCGGGGCTGCGGTGGGAGGCTATGCGCTTGATAACCTCGGACTGCTGTCGCCCCTGATGCTCTCCGGCAGCCTGATGCTGCTGACGGCGCTAGTGGTGGCAGCGAAAGTGCGCATAAAGGGTATGCAATGA